The following DNA comes from Sorex araneus isolate mSorAra2 chromosome 5, mSorAra2.pri, whole genome shotgun sequence.
gggccggcgcGCGCCCGCCGGGCTGCAGATGTGCGGCATCTGGACGGCCGCGCGCCGCGGGGCGCCCGGGTTGGCCCcgaggggcgggcgcgggcccgGCTTTGTGGGGCCGTCACAATGCCCTCAACACTCCGCTGCCCCCTTTGTGCCCGCAGCGCCGCCCTCCCGCCCGCGGCGCCTTTGTACCGGGCGCCGCGCCGCGCCCTGGGCTCGCCCGCCGCGCCCGGGCCGCTGGGCCCGGCCGGGGCCGGTTCCGGCGCTTCAAAGCTCCGGGCACGTGCCAGCCTCGCCATCCCGCGGGGAGGGTCTCGCCGCGCTGCGTGGGGGTCCGTCCCCGCTCCCACGGAGCTGGAGAACCACCCGCCTACCgtactctccctccccccacaccctgagGGCCTTCCTCTGGGGGGGCTTTTGCGTTCCTGCTGGGGGGGGCACATGGCTCCCCCAGCCTTTCCCAGGCTCCATCAGGCCCGGCCAGCTAGGGGGGGCCCTGCACACCCGGCTCCAAACTGGGGGCATCCACTGGGGTCCAGCCTCCTGGACACCCACCCGGGGCTGCCCCTGACCCAGCTGTGGGCCCTGGCTTCTCCaggacagccccccacccccagcagcgaGCCCACCAACCCCGTCTCGAGCCTCATGGAGGTGGGTCGGACGTCCAAAAGCCCAGGTGGTCACTCAGGGTGCCAGGTCCTCTGCAGGCCGCCCCGCCTGGAGGCTGAGAGGAGGCCCTCAGGAGGGTCCTCAGGGCCGGGGGTCCGGTGCCGGGGCTGCCAGGGCAGGATGGAGCCAGGCCCCCAACAGGGAGGCTCCTCGCAGCCCCGCGACCCCCACACGCGGGGGGCTGAGCGGCGGGTGGGCTGCACGCTTTAATGGGACACATGTCGCTGCGTGGTCCCCGCGCGCCCGGCCTGCGTCGGGCTTTCAGCGGCCACAGGCAGAAAATCGCTGCATTGTCCCGACATTAGGGTGAGTAATGCGGCGTTGCCGGCGCGGCCGGAGCGTGAAGCCCACAGAAAGGCTCCACGCTGGGGTGCTCAGGCCCCGCGTCTTCATCAGGCCCGGGAGGCCCGGCGAGGCCCACCGGCTCCTCAGGCCGGCTCCTGGGGGGCCACGATGGCCGAGGCCAGAGGCAGAACTGAAGGGGGGGCCGGGGtgcggggcagggaggcaggaggcgACGCCAGCAGGGAGAGCCGGGGTGACTGAGAAAGGGCCCCGggtcctggggaggggcagggctgaagCAGCCTGGGAGGGGGCCGGGCAGAGAGGTGGGCAGCGCCCcccacttctcccctcccccGGGGTTCCAGAAGTCCAGGCACACCTCATTGACATGTAAACGAGGTGCCCCTATAAAGGCCGCCCACCTCCCGCGGCCAGAGACTGACGACATGGGCACCGAGCCCCACATGCAGGGCGGCCCGGAAGCCACCTCCGGCAGCTTCCGCAAGGTGTGGGgtctgcagggggcctggggggggtcCTGACCGGGCAGCAGGGGTCGAGGGTGGGCTGGCCGCAGCCACGACCCCCAAAGGtcattccccccacacacacagatctCCAAGCCGCTGATGGAGAAGAAGCGCCGGGCGCGCATCAACAGGTGCCTGGAGCAGCTCCGGGCCCTGCTGGAGAAGCATTACTCGCACCAGGTgaggcccggcccgcccgcggccccccgGGCCGGGCCCTGCCCCTCAACCGGCCCTTCCCGCACCCGCAGATCCGGAAACGCAAGCTGGAGAAGGCCGACATCCTGGAGCTGAGCGTCAAGTACATGAAGAGCCTCCAGGGCTCCGCGCAAGGTAGAGAAGACCccgggtggcgggaggggggcagagccggggagggggagagccctCGGGTGTTCACCGGGATGGGCAGGCCTGGACCCCGGGGAGAGAAGGGCTGTGtccactcccccttcccctcctctccgccctgccccttccctccccttcccccgccGTCCCCCAGACCCGTCCACATGTCTCCcgtccgctcccctcccccagggctctgGCCGCTGCCCAGCGCAGCCGATTACGCGTCGGGCTTCCGCGGCTGCTCGCCCGGCGTCCACCCGCTGCTGCCGCGCCGAGAGGAGGCCGGCGGCGGCCTGCGCTGCCCCCTGGCGCACGGGCGCGCGGGCGGCAGCACCATGGACAGCgccggcgcccgcgcccgcgcccccgcccgctggggccccgcccccggccccgcgccgccggccgcgctccccggcgcccccgccccgccgcccgcgcccgcccgctgCTCCGAgagcccggggccggggctgcgCGTCTGGAGGCCCTGGTGAGACCCCGGCGCGCCGCCTCGGACTCCAGGCGACCCCGTCCACTCCGGGCACCCCGGGCCCGCGCGCCCCTCGGACGCGAGGAAGCACGGGCGGCCAGGCGCAGGGCCGCCCCCCCACGCCAGGCTCGGCCCGGACCCCCgcttgccccctccctcccccgagaCGGGGCTGCGCCCTGTTCCCAGGGGCCCCAGCCcgcggcccgcccccgcccccgccccccggccgcgcCGCGGTGGGAAGGTCGCCGTCTGCGCGGCGCTGGCGGACCCCTGGCAGCGAGGAGAATCGCTGCCCCGCCCCGGCCCATTCAGCCGGCCCGGGACGCCCGGTTCCCACCGGCACAATGCGCGCCGGCTCCGCCCCGCCGCCGGGATGGGGCCTGTCCGGGCTTCCAcggacccccaccccctccgcacGGGGCCCGGGCACCACCCGTCTCCACGCCCCGCCCCACGGGACGCCCCCCCCAATGATGCCCCGCCCGACTCCTGGGCGCGCTCCGCGCAGGGTGCCACCCGTTGGGGGCAGCGCCGGGCGCTGGGGGTACCGCGTAGGAAGGTTTATTCACGCCTCGGACCGGGCGGTGGAGGCCCCGACACCtttcttccctgggacccctacTCTGGAGGTTCCGGCCCACGAGGGACAGGTGCGGAGGGCCCCAgttttgttcgtttgggggccacacccgggggtgtgcagggcttaactcctggcggtgctgggaggaccacCCGGGATGCcagaggcaagcgccctcccctctgtactctctccgaaggggctgtggggggggggtccccggcCTGTCCAGCGCGACACATCCCCTGTCCTGCTTGAAACTCGAATAAAGACAGTGTGAATCTGTGAAAGGGGCCTAAGACCACGAAGGTGCTTCCCCGCGCGCAGTTGGGGGCTTCCTGGGAGCGGCAGATAACAACTTTATAGGAAAGACCCTCCTTTGGGCCGCCGCGGCGCTGTATCCGTCCCGGCAGCTCGGGCGGGGCCGGGGTCCCGGCGGTAGCGGTCTGGGGACgcagcgggtgggggtgggggagaggttggCTCAGCAGTACCCTTGCTGGCCACCCGGTGGCGACCTTGCACCGTGGACTCAGGGCGTGGCCTCAAACTCCCAGAGGAAGCCGCGGGTGCGCCTCCAAGCTGGGGGTCCCCGCAGCCCCGCTCTTCTGAATCAGCCTCCTGAAAACGGGCGCCCCTGAAGCCCGTCGGAAAGGAAACCCGC
Coding sequences within:
- the HES3 gene encoding transcription factor HES-3, producing the protein MEKKRRARINRCLEQLRALLEKHYSHQIRKRKLEKADILELSVKYMKSLQGSAQGLWPLPSAADYASGFRGCSPGVHPLLPRREEAGGGLRCPLAHGRAGGSTMDSAGARARAPARWGPAPGPAPPAALPGAPAPPPAPARCSESPGPGLRVWRPW